In one Agathobacter rectalis ATCC 33656 genomic region, the following are encoded:
- a CDS encoding glycogen/starch/alpha-glucan phosphorylase, whose product MAIMQEIETKLQKGISVSTDEEVYYALLELVKDKAEKKVSNKGKKKLYYISAEFLIGKLLSNNLINLGIYDEVKETLEKNGKSLAEIEEIELEPSLGNGGLGRLAACFIDSIATLGLNGDGVGLNYHYGLFKQVFENNLQKETPNPWITKESWLTKTDITYPVSFGGFTVQSRLYDIDVVGYNNRTTKLHLFDIESVDESIVGDTIDFDKDDIKKNLTLFLYPDDSDDKGRLLRVYQQYFMVSNAARLILAEAEAKGSNLHDLADYAAVQINDTHPSMVIPELIRLLQEKGILMDEAIEIVSKVCAYTNHTILAEALEKWPISFLEKAVPQLMPIIRELDNKVRAKVADESTYIIKDGLVHMAHMDIHFGYSVNGVAYLHTEILKNTELNNFYKLYPEKFNNKTNGITFRRWLMSCNPELSAYITELIGDGWKKDANELEKLGNFINDDAVLTKLVDIKNAKKTELASYLKKTQNLDVPDNSIFDIQVKRLHEYKRQQLNVLYIIRKYFEIKAGKKPSTPITCFFGAKAAPAYIIAKDIIHAILCLQQIINNDPEVSPYLKVFMVENYNVTLAEKLFPAANISEQISLASKEASGTGNMKFMLNGAITLGTSDGANVEIAELVGDENIYVFGEDSQTVIDRYERGDYCSKDYYDKDADLKKAVDFLVSDEMMKVGSKENLERLYNELLNKDWFMTFPDFEDYCKTKEKAYADYEDKKAWAKKMLVNISKAGFFSSDRTIKQYNDEIWHLEA is encoded by the coding sequence ATGGCAATCATGCAGGAAATCGAAACAAAGCTTCAGAAGGGAATCAGCGTTAGTACAGACGAGGAAGTATACTACGCATTACTTGAGCTTGTAAAAGACAAGGCAGAGAAAAAGGTTTCAAACAAAGGAAAGAAAAAGCTCTACTACATCTCAGCAGAGTTCCTTATCGGAAAGCTTTTATCAAACAACCTTATCAACTTAGGTATCTACGATGAAGTTAAAGAGACTCTTGAGAAGAACGGAAAGTCACTTGCTGAAATCGAGGAAATCGAGCTTGAGCCTTCACTTGGAAATGGTGGACTTGGACGTCTTGCAGCATGCTTCATAGATTCAATCGCAACACTCGGGCTCAACGGAGACGGTGTAGGCCTCAACTACCATTATGGATTATTCAAGCAGGTATTTGAGAACAATCTCCAGAAGGAGACTCCAAACCCATGGATTACAAAGGAGAGCTGGCTTACAAAGACAGATATCACATATCCTGTAAGCTTTGGCGGATTCACAGTACAGTCAAGACTTTACGATATCGACGTAGTTGGATACAACAACCGTACAACAAAGCTTCACTTATTCGACATCGAGTCAGTTGATGAGTCAATCGTAGGCGACACAATTGATTTCGACAAGGATGATATCAAGAAGAACCTTACATTATTCTTATATCCTGATGATTCAGATGATAAGGGACGTCTTCTTCGTGTATACCAGCAGTATTTCATGGTATCAAACGCAGCAAGACTTATCCTTGCAGAGGCAGAGGCAAAGGGCTCTAATTTACATGACCTTGCTGATTATGCAGCAGTTCAGATTAACGATACACATCCATCAATGGTTATTCCAGAGCTTATCCGTCTCCTTCAGGAGAAGGGCATCCTGATGGATGAGGCTATTGAGATTGTATCAAAGGTTTGTGCATACACTAACCACACAATCCTTGCAGAGGCTCTTGAGAAATGGCCAATCAGCTTCTTGGAGAAGGCTGTTCCACAGCTTATGCCAATCATCCGTGAGCTTGACAACAAGGTTCGCGCAAAGGTAGCTGACGAGAGCACATACATCATCAAGGATGGTCTTGTACACATGGCACACATGGATATTCATTTCGGATATTCTGTAAACGGTGTTGCATACCTCCACACAGAGATTTTAAAGAATACAGAGCTCAATAACTTCTACAAGTTATATCCTGAGAAGTTCAACAACAAGACAAACGGTATCACATTCCGTCGTTGGTTAATGTCTTGTAACCCGGAGCTTTCAGCATACATCACAGAGCTTATCGGTGACGGCTGGAAGAAGGATGCGAACGAGTTGGAGAAGCTTGGCAATTTCATCAATGATGACGCTGTTCTCACAAAGCTTGTTGACATCAAGAACGCAAAGAAGACAGAGCTTGCTTCTTACTTAAAGAAGACTCAGAATCTCGACGTACCTGACAATTCAATCTTTGATATCCAGGTTAAGAGACTTCACGAGTACAAGAGACAGCAGCTCAACGTGCTTTACATCATCCGTAAGTACTTTGAGATCAAGGCAGGCAAGAAGCCATCTACACCAATCACATGCTTCTTCGGTGCAAAGGCAGCTCCTGCATATATCATTGCAAAGGATATCATCCATGCAATCCTCTGCTTACAGCAGATTATCAACAATGATCCTGAGGTAAGTCCATACCTTAAGGTATTCATGGTTGAGAACTACAACGTAACATTAGCTGAGAAATTATTCCCGGCTGCAAATATTTCAGAGCAGATTTCTCTTGCTTCTAAGGAGGCATCAGGAACAGGAAACATGAAGTTCATGCTTAACGGTGCTATTACACTTGGAACAAGTGACGGAGCAAACGTAGAGATAGCTGAGCTTGTCGGCGATGAGAACATCTATGTATTCGGTGAGGATTCACAGACTGTTATCGACAGATATGAGAGAGGCGACTACTGCTCTAAGGATTACTATGACAAGGATGCAGACTTAAAGAAGGCTGTTGACTTCCTTGTAAGTGATGAGATGATGAAGGTTGGTTCTAAGGAGAACTTAGAGAGACTTTACAACGAGCTCCTCAACAAAGACTGGTTCATGACATTCCCAGACTTTGAGGATTACTGCAAGACAAAAGAGAAGGCTTACGCTGATTATGAGGATAAGAAGGCTTGGGCTAAGAAGATGCTTGTCAACATCAGCAAGGCTGGTTTCTTCTCTTCTGACAGAACAATCAAGCAGTACAATGATGAAATCTGGCATTTAGAGGCCTAG
- a CDS encoding SpoVA/SpoVAEb family sporulation membrane protein, protein MDYVKAFVVGGIICAIVQILMEKTKLMPGRIMVMLVCTGALLGAVGIYGPFSKWAGAGANVPLLGFGNVLWKGVKEAVDSEGFIGLFKGGFKACAVGVSAALIFSYIAALITKPKLKS, encoded by the coding sequence ATGGATTATGTAAAAGCATTTGTCGTGGGTGGTATAATCTGCGCCATCGTACAGATTTTAATGGAAAAAACAAAGCTCATGCCGGGCAGAATTATGGTAATGCTCGTGTGCACAGGAGCGCTGCTTGGCGCTGTCGGCATATACGGGCCATTTTCAAAGTGGGCAGGCGCCGGTGCAAACGTACCGCTTTTGGGCTTTGGCAATGTACTGTGGAAGGGTGTGAAGGAGGCAGTGGACAGCGAGGGCTTTATTGGCTTGTTTAAGGGCGGTTTTAAGGCTTGTGCCGTCGGAGTGTCGGCAGCACTAATCTTTTCATATATCGCGGCACTCATCACGAAACCTAAGTTAAAAAGCTGA
- a CDS encoding stage V sporulation protein AD, giving the protein MQQKLGKWSLRFTEAPFILESSSVVGTKEADGPLGGLFDIVGKDDRFGQNTWEKAESSMQRDALTMALGKAHLDASDMDYVFAGDLLGQSMATTFGVENFRIPWFGVYGACSTCGESLSLAAAFVAAGYARHAVAVTSSHFGSAEKQFRFPNQYANQRPVSATWTVTGSAAFIVGSGAGGNEIQAVCDNADSISRKVQIEGITTGVVVDYGIKDAMNMGAAMAPAACELIVNHLSDFGRKASYYDRIVTGDLGSVGQKILIDLCRQKGVDISKNHEDCGMKMFDATNQNTGSGGSGCACSATVLSAYYLPKLRSGELKRILFVPTGALLSPVSFNEGESVPGIAHGVVLEAVI; this is encoded by the coding sequence ATGCAGCAAAAATTGGGAAAGTGGAGTCTCCGTTTTACGGAGGCTCCTTTTATATTGGAAAGCAGTTCGGTTGTAGGCACAAAGGAGGCGGACGGACCGCTTGGTGGTCTGTTTGATATTGTAGGCAAAGATGACAGGTTTGGGCAGAATACGTGGGAAAAGGCGGAAAGCTCCATGCAGCGCGATGCACTCACAATGGCCCTTGGAAAAGCACATCTGGATGCATCCGACATGGACTATGTATTTGCAGGAGATCTGCTCGGACAGTCTATGGCCACAACCTTTGGTGTGGAAAACTTCCGCATTCCGTGGTTTGGAGTGTATGGAGCATGTTCCACATGCGGGGAGTCGCTCTCACTTGCCGCGGCATTTGTGGCAGCAGGGTATGCAAGGCATGCGGTGGCAGTGACATCGAGTCACTTTGGCAGTGCCGAAAAGCAGTTTCGCTTCCCTAACCAGTACGCCAATCAAAGACCGGTGTCAGCGACGTGGACAGTGACAGGAAGTGCAGCATTTATTGTGGGCAGTGGAGCAGGTGGTAATGAGATACAGGCCGTGTGTGACAATGCAGATAGTATATCAAGGAAGGTACAGATTGAGGGAATCACAACAGGAGTTGTGGTGGATTATGGCATAAAGGACGCCATGAACATGGGCGCTGCAATGGCCCCTGCGGCCTGTGAGCTGATAGTAAATCATCTGAGTGATTTTGGCAGAAAGGCTTCCTATTACGACAGGATAGTGACAGGAGATCTTGGAAGCGTCGGGCAGAAGATACTGATTGACCTGTGCAGGCAAAAAGGCGTGGACATAAGCAAAAATCACGAGGACTGTGGCATGAAGATGTTTGATGCAACGAACCAGAACACAGGCTCAGGTGGTTCGGGCTGTGCATGCTCGGCAACCGTTTTGTCAGCATATTACCTGCCAAAGCTAAGAAGTGGTGAATTGAAGCGTATACTTTTTGTGCCTACAGGAGCACTTCTTTCGCCTGTCAGCTTCAACGAGGGCGAGTCAGTACCGGGAATTGCACACGGTGTAGTGCTTGAAGCTGTAATTTGA
- the tsaA gene encoding tRNA (N6-threonylcarbamoyladenosine(37)-N6)-methyltransferase TrmO — protein sequence MYEKTIEPVAIMHTGFGEKFGIPRQSGLVPEAAGQIVFEPKYQNPDALRGIEEFTHLWIIWGFSENRVEKFTPLVTPPRLGGREKRGVFATRSPFRPNGMGLSSVRLDKVEYKSSKGPIIHVSGVDMLDGTPIYDIKPYLAYSDSHPEASEGFAAEHRWDTVHVIWRDEALKSCMDEGTRITVEHILAQDPRAAYNKAKDYIYGMRYGKFDIRFVADSHAGTIEIVDVVECIDGYHKVK from the coding sequence ATGTATGAGAAGACTATAGAGCCGGTTGCGATTATGCACACCGGATTTGGAGAGAAATTTGGCATTCCAAGGCAGAGCGGCCTTGTGCCTGAGGCAGCAGGGCAGATAGTATTTGAACCAAAATACCAAAACCCCGATGCGCTTCGAGGAATAGAGGAGTTCACACATTTGTGGATTATATGGGGCTTTTCTGAAAACAGGGTGGAGAAATTCACACCGCTCGTCACACCACCCAGGCTTGGAGGCCGGGAAAAGAGAGGTGTTTTTGCCACACGTTCGCCGTTTCGCCCAAACGGCATGGGACTATCCTCTGTAAGGCTTGATAAGGTTGAGTACAAAAGCAGCAAGGGACCCATAATTCATGTGTCAGGTGTAGATATGCTTGACGGCACACCAATCTATGATATAAAGCCGTATCTGGCATATTCAGACTCACATCCTGAGGCATCAGAGGGCTTTGCCGCAGAGCACAGATGGGATACGGTGCATGTTATATGGAGGGATGAGGCACTCAAAAGCTGTATGGATGAAGGTACCCGCATTACTGTGGAGCATATTCTGGCACAGGATCCAAGAGCTGCATACAACAAGGCCAAGGATTATATCTATGGCATGAGATACGGCAAATTTGATATACGCTTTGTGGCTGATTCACATGCCGGCACGATAGAGATAGTGGATGTCGTGGAGTGCATAGACGGGTATCATAAGGTTAAGTGA
- a CDS encoding DUF6320 domain-containing protein has protein sequence MTKCMKCGVYIADNTDKCPLCQQVVAPVELSSDNHQGTEWVFEQHNDVPDKCVNDTDSAAKRADSTASHDNGTRYPDVKGASRKYRLLENIILFLSIVGQIVLTTVDYMTDNEINWSFIVLLVVIYANVTLRLAIVGRNGYIFKIVSTFVFTVLFLEGIDLLTGASGWALTFVFPSAILAMVLATIILMIVNIRNWQSYMMMQLFLVLMSVIAMILVAVKIIWFPYLAMGAMGASLFLFLGTLIIGDKRARTELKRRFHI, from the coding sequence ATGACTAAATGCATGAAATGCGGTGTGTATATTGCAGACAATACAGATAAATGCCCGCTCTGCCAGCAGGTTGTGGCACCGGTTGAACTGTCATCGGACAATCATCAGGGCACTGAATGGGTTTTTGAACAGCATAATGATGTGCCGGATAAGTGCGTAAACGATACAGATAGTGCAGCAAAGAGGGCAGATAGTACAGCAAGCCATGACAACGGTACGAGATATCCTGACGTCAAGGGCGCATCAAGAAAATACAGATTGCTGGAAAATATCATATTGTTTCTGTCTATAGTAGGACAGATTGTGCTGACAACTGTTGATTACATGACAGACAATGAGATAAACTGGAGCTTTATAGTGCTTCTTGTTGTAATCTATGCGAATGTGACGCTGCGTCTGGCAATAGTCGGAAGAAACGGATATATATTTAAAATTGTAAGCACATTTGTGTTCACGGTGCTGTTTCTCGAGGGCATAGACCTGCTCACAGGAGCCAGTGGCTGGGCACTTACATTTGTTTTTCCAAGTGCCATACTGGCGATGGTTCTTGCAACAATTATACTTATGATAGTAAACATAAGAAACTGGCAGAGCTACATGATGATGCAGCTTTTTCTTGTGCTGATGAGCGTGATTGCGATGATACTTGTGGCAGTCAAGATCATATGGTTCCCATATCTGGCAATGGGAGCGATGGGCGCATCGCTGTTTTTGTTTCTCGGAACACTGATTATCGGTGACAAAAGAGCTAGAACAGAGCTGAAACGGAGATTTCATATATGA
- a CDS encoding phosphatase PAP2 family protein — translation MKKNTYIKMTAPFRENNRAARKLELINKICTYLVFITYPVYVLYLCFTAGHMLALSIIAPFVGFIAVSVFRYIINRPRPYEKFDMPPVIPKDTLGRSFPSRHVFSAFIIAFTVLICSPSASPLWFTGILLAVIAAIIACVRVISGVHFISDVIGAFVFAVIEAYIVTVFFL, via the coding sequence ATGAAAAAAAATACATACATAAAAATGACTGCCCCATTCCGTGAAAATAACAGGGCAGCCCGAAAGCTTGAATTAATCAATAAAATATGCACTTATTTAGTTTTTATCACATACCCTGTATACGTGCTGTATCTGTGCTTTACAGCCGGTCATATGCTTGCACTCTCAATCATTGCTCCGTTTGTCGGCTTTATTGCAGTATCGGTTTTCAGATATATCATAAACAGACCACGTCCATACGAAAAATTTGATATGCCGCCTGTCATTCCAAAGGATACCCTCGGAAGGTCTTTTCCTAGCAGGCATGTTTTTTCTGCATTTATAATTGCATTTACTGTTTTAATATGCTCACCTTCTGCTTCGCCTTTATGGTTCACCGGCATTTTGCTTGCAGTCATTGCAGCTATCATTGCCTGTGTCCGTGTGATATCAGGTGTGCATTTTATCAGCGATGTTATCGGTGCTTTTGTTTTTGCAGTCATTGAAGCATATATAGTAACTGTTTTCTTTTTATAA
- a CDS encoding tetratricopeptide repeat protein: MIKNKFMALTLTVVLTAGMLTGCGSGDKAKDKDAYRQYGINCIENGSYDDAVDAFQKALDQSVGSVGAEELDICYYKAKAQYLSGDVDGAIDTYTAIIDYNKDSDAYYLRGCIYFAKNDSDKGLKDFKTALSENNDNYELYLGVYETLSKYGMNDQGKEYLDNALKLKAKTADDYMQRGRIYTMLGDYDSAIKSLQKAIDEKLVKANYYMGEVYQKKGDNDSSQKYFKKYLDSGEADSYELMNMGQAQMDNGNYDTAITYFQNALELESVPNKQQITKAMIIAYEYSGDFATAKSKMEEYMKDYPDDEDAAREYQFLETR; this comes from the coding sequence ATGATAAAGAATAAATTTATGGCACTCACGCTTACCGTAGTGCTCACAGCAGGCATGCTTACCGGCTGTGGCTCCGGCGACAAGGCAAAGGACAAGGATGCGTACAGACAGTATGGCATCAACTGTATAGAGAACGGCAGCTATGATGATGCGGTCGATGCTTTTCAGAAGGCACTGGACCAGTCGGTGGGCTCAGTAGGCGCAGAGGAGCTTGACATATGTTATTATAAGGCCAAGGCACAGTATTTAAGCGGTGACGTGGATGGAGCAATTGATACATATACGGCTATTATCGACTATAATAAGGATTCTGACGCATACTATCTGAGAGGCTGTATATATTTTGCCAAGAATGATTCAGACAAGGGCTTGAAGGATTTTAAGACGGCGCTCAGTGAGAATAATGATAATTATGAGCTCTATCTTGGTGTTTATGAGACCTTGTCAAAGTATGGCATGAATGACCAGGGAAAGGAATACCTGGATAATGCCTTAAAGCTTAAGGCAAAAACTGCTGATGACTATATGCAGAGAGGCCGTATATACACCATGCTCGGTGATTATGATTCAGCAATAAAGAGTCTGCAAAAAGCTATTGATGAGAAACTTGTCAAGGCAAACTACTATATGGGTGAGGTATATCAGAAGAAGGGCGACAATGACAGCTCGCAGAAGTATTTTAAGAAATACCTGGACAGCGGTGAGGCGGATTCGTATGAGCTGATGAATATGGGACAGGCGCAGATGGACAATGGTAACTATGACACTGCGATTACTTATTTTCAGAACGCACTTGAACTTGAAAGTGTGCCGAACAAGCAGCAGATAACAAAGGCTATGATTATAGCATATGAGTATTCCGGCGATTTTGCTACAGCAAAGAGCAAAATGGAGGAATACATGAAGGATTATCCCGATGACGAGGATGCAGCAAGAGAATATCAGTTTTTGGAGACCAGATAG
- the hflX gene encoding GTPase HflX, which yields MADTIKIEDIEERVVLVGVSEQDGDDADDSLSELAELVKTAGATVVGTLIQRREKIHPGTYVGTGKVAEIAELVESTGATGIVCDDELSPAQQKNLETYLDTKVMDRTLVILDIFASRATTSEGKIQVELAQLKYRLSRLSGLGKSMSRLGGGIGTRGPGEKKLEVDRRLINDRIAQLRRELKEVQKHRDITRAKREKNKVPVVAIVGYTNAGKSTLLNHLTEADVLEEDKLFATLDPTTRILALDGKQQVLLTDTVGFIRKLPHHLIEAFKSTLEEAKYADIIFHVVDASNMQREKQMFITYQTLDDLGVKDKKFVTLFNKQDARTDNEPLHDFRADYTLNISAAKDLGLDEVKSLLEEILRENKVYIERIIPYDKAGVIQLIRKQGELVSEEYVADGIQIKAYVPMEVYGRLD from the coding sequence ATGGCAGATACTATTAAGATAGAGGATATTGAGGAGAGAGTAGTGCTCGTCGGAGTAAGTGAGCAGGACGGTGATGATGCAGATGATTCACTTTCAGAGCTTGCGGAGCTGGTAAAGACAGCAGGTGCGACAGTTGTAGGCACACTTATTCAAAGAAGAGAAAAAATTCATCCGGGCACGTATGTCGGCACCGGCAAGGTGGCGGAGATTGCAGAGCTTGTGGAGAGTACAGGGGCAACAGGCATTGTGTGCGATGATGAGCTGAGTCCTGCACAACAGAAAAATCTGGAGACGTACCTTGACACAAAGGTTATGGATAGGACACTTGTTATTCTTGATATTTTTGCATCAAGGGCCACAACAAGTGAGGGTAAGATACAGGTTGAGCTTGCTCAGCTCAAGTACAGATTAAGCCGTTTGTCGGGACTGGGAAAGTCCATGTCAAGGCTTGGCGGTGGAATAGGAACAAGAGGTCCCGGAGAGAAAAAGCTTGAGGTAGACCGCCGTCTTATAAATGACAGGATAGCACAGCTTCGAAGGGAGCTGAAAGAGGTGCAGAAGCACAGAGATATCACAAGGGCAAAGCGTGAAAAAAATAAAGTACCGGTTGTTGCGATAGTAGGATATACTAACGCAGGTAAGTCCACGCTGTTAAATCACCTGACAGAGGCAGATGTGCTTGAGGAGGATAAGCTCTTTGCAACGCTTGATCCTACAACGCGCATTCTTGCGCTTGATGGCAAGCAGCAGGTGCTTTTAACTGATACGGTCGGGTTTATCAGAAAGCTGCCACATCATCTGATAGAGGCCTTCAAGAGCACCCTTGAGGAGGCAAAGTACGCTGACATCATTTTCCATGTGGTTGATGCATCAAATATGCAGCGGGAAAAGCAGATGTTCATAACCTACCAGACATTGGATGATCTTGGTGTAAAAGACAAGAAATTTGTCACACTTTTTAATAAGCAGGATGCCCGCACAGACAACGAACCGCTGCATGATTTCAGGGCAGATTATACTCTTAACATTTCAGCGGCAAAGGATCTGGGATTAGATGAGGTAAAATCTCTTTTAGAGGAGATATTAAGAGAGAACAAGGTATATATTGAGAGAATTATCCCATATGATAAGGCAGGCGTGATACAGCTCATCAGAAAACAGGGCGAGCTTGTGTCGGAGGAATATGTGGCTGATGGGATACAGATAAAGGCATATGTGCCGATGGAGGTGTACGGCAGGCTCGATTAG
- a CDS encoding AraC family transcriptional regulator, producing the protein MNILEYENYHEDKTHVELTFPYNTYLCSIPLDFSGVPLHWHDDMELIYIKKGCGHISVDFKEYHVTAPSLVLILPGQLHSIDQYMDESMEYENIIFSLSMLLPGKYDYTKEDFLTPLLAGRFTVPTVFTPVYPYYEDVVAPIDACDEICKTMPQGYQLYIKSKLYEFFFVLDNRCRNLTKPLKSKKTLDKMKVVLKYVENNYADKISIADIADVAGFSESHFMRYFKETMGTSFVDYLKDYRLTMAARLLQSSDSSVLSISGEVGFESLSYFNRAFKKHYGMTPLQYRKGS; encoded by the coding sequence ATGAATATATTAGAATATGAAAATTATCACGAAGACAAAACACATGTGGAGCTTACGTTCCCATACAATACCTACCTGTGCTCTATTCCTCTTGATTTTTCCGGAGTTCCGCTGCACTGGCATGATGACATGGAGCTTATCTATATAAAGAAGGGCTGCGGTCATATATCTGTGGATTTTAAGGAGTACCATGTCACAGCGCCAAGCCTTGTGCTGATTCTGCCGGGACAGCTTCACTCTATAGACCAGTATATGGATGAATCGATGGAGTACGAAAATATCATATTTTCCCTGTCGATGCTGCTTCCCGGAAAGTACGATTACACCAAGGAGGATTTTCTTACCCCTCTCTTAGCCGGCAGATTCACAGTTCCGACGGTTTTTACACCGGTGTATCCATACTACGAGGATGTCGTGGCTCCAATAGATGCATGCGATGAGATTTGCAAGACGATGCCGCAGGGCTATCAGCTTTATATAAAGAGCAAGCTCTACGAATTCTTTTTTGTGCTTGATAACCGCTGCCGTAATCTGACAAAGCCACTAAAAAGCAAAAAGACTCTTGATAAGATGAAGGTTGTGCTCAAATATGTGGAAAATAATTATGCCGACAAAATCTCTATCGCTGATATCGCTGATGTAGCCGGGTTTTCCGAGTCTCATTTTATGAGGTATTTTAAAGAAACCATGGGCACATCGTTTGTTGACTATTTAAAGGACTACCGCCTGACCATGGCTGCGAGACTTTTGCAAAGCTCAGACAGCTCGGTGCTTTCTATTTCCGGTGAAGTGGGGTTTGAAAGCCTGTCATATTTTAACAGAGCCTTCAAAAAGCACTATGGCATGACACCTCTGCAGTATCGCAAGGGCAGTTGA
- a CDS encoding iron-containing alcohol dehydrogenase family protein, with translation MQTGKAISIPSILKVGNGTLNKIGEYLKSEELTSVVIFMGNGLIDMFGDTIMKSLTDAGITVLEYSELDTVEIDDIITLAFDIPNKVKAVVSVGGGKVIDAGKYAAFLRNMPFISVPTSSSSDGFSSASASLLVHGKRTSVPAKLAHGIIVDTQVIRTAPEKFIYSGIGDMVSKITALYDWIFEEAHGAGVVNDFAVMVAKKAVNSFVRTPYESIKDELFLKELVDSLAMSGIANEIAGSSAPTSGSEHLISHALDKILEHPQLHGIQVGIATYIMSVVQNHRYVRVCTVLKRTGFFDYAATLGMRKQDFLDAIDMAPSMKPFRHTYLHEKEYRDAAKKLVLEDDILNKILV, from the coding sequence ATGCAGACAGGAAAAGCAATATCCATTCCATCAATCCTCAAGGTGGGAAATGGAACATTAAACAAAATCGGAGAGTATTTAAAGAGTGAGGAGCTGACGAGCGTAGTCATTTTTATGGGAAACGGTCTCATAGATATGTTTGGAGATACTATAATGAAGTCGCTTACTGATGCCGGTATTACCGTGCTTGAGTACAGCGAGCTTGATACGGTTGAGATAGACGATATCATCACCCTTGCTTTTGATATACCAAACAAGGTAAAGGCAGTTGTGTCAGTGGGCGGCGGAAAGGTAATAGATGCAGGAAAATATGCAGCTTTTCTAAGAAATATGCCATTTATCAGTGTGCCGACCTCAAGCTCAAGCGATGGCTTTTCTAGCGCCAGTGCATCACTTTTGGTGCACGGCAAGCGTACGTCGGTTCCTGCAAAGCTTGCGCATGGTATCATAGTTGACACACAGGTCATCCGCACAGCACCGGAGAAGTTTATATATTCAGGCATCGGGGATATGGTGTCAAAGATTACAGCACTCTATGACTGGATTTTTGAGGAAGCACATGGTGCAGGAGTGGTCAATGACTTTGCCGTGATGGTTGCTAAAAAGGCGGTCAACAGCTTTGTGCGTACACCTTATGAGAGCATAAAGGATGAGCTTTTCCTAAAGGAGCTTGTGGATTCGCTTGCCATGAGCGGCATAGCAAACGAGATAGCGGGAAGCAGTGCGCCGACCAGCGGCAGCGAGCATCTTATTTCACATGCGCTTGACAAAATTCTTGAGCATCCGCAGCTTCATGGCATACAGGTCGGCATAGCAACCTATATCATGAGTGTAGTGCAAAATCACAGATATGTAAGGGTGTGCACAGTGCTCAAAAGGACAGGCTTTTTCGACTATGCGGCCACTCTTGGCATGAGAAAGCAGGATTTTCTGGATGCGATAGATATGGCGCCATCCATGAAGCCGTTCAGGCACACATATCTGCATGAGAAGGAGTATCGCGATGCGGCAAAGAAGCTTGTGCTCGAGGATGATATACTGAATAAAATACTGGTATAA
- a CDS encoding adenine phosphoribosyltransferase, translating into MKTVKDYIRTIPDFPEKGIMFRDVTSVIQDADGLKLAIDEMIKRLDGLDFDVIAGAESRGFVFGMPIAYALHKPFVMVRKAGKLPCETVSKTYDLEYGTATIEMHKDSVKPGQKVVLVDDLIATGGTMQAAAELVEELGGEVVKMLFLIELAGLNGRKLLSKYDVDAVVSYDGK; encoded by the coding sequence ATGAAAACAGTAAAGGACTATATCAGAACTATCCCGGATTTCCCGGAGAAGGGCATCATGTTCCGCGATGTGACAAGTGTTATCCAGGATGCAGATGGATTAAAGCTTGCAATTGATGAGATGATAAAGAGGCTTGACGGACTTGATTTTGATGTGATAGCAGGAGCAGAATCAAGGGGCTTTGTTTTTGGCATGCCGATAGCATATGCGCTTCATAAACCGTTTGTCATGGTGAGAAAAGCAGGCAAGCTGCCATGTGAAACTGTATCAAAGACATATGACCTTGAGTATGGCACAGCAACAATTGAGATGCACAAGGACTCAGTAAAGCCCGGTCAGAAGGTGGTTCTTGTGGATGATCTTATCGCTACAGGAGGCACAATGCAGGCAGCAGCAGAGCTTGTTGAGGAGCTTGGAGGAGAGGTTGTGAAGATGCTTTTCCTTATTGAGCTTGCAGGTCTTAATGGCAGAAAGCTTCTTAGCAAGTATGATGTGGACGCAGTTGTGTCATATGATGGCAAATAG